TGATCCCTCAGATGACACCAAAGGATTCTTTGACCCCAATACTCATGAGAACCTCACATATCTACAACTTCTTCAGAGGTGTGTTCAAGATCCAGAAACTGGTCTTTTTATGTTGGATGTGAATGACAGAAAAACTTCTTTCAAAATTGATCaccaacaaaaaaatgtattgcagtCGTATACTTTTCATATGACTGGTGATGAAGACAAGGAGATGTCTCTTTGGGATGTTTTGTATTCTCAGCACATTTCAGCAGAGAAAAGAGAAGAACTTCTTAAAAAATACCAGTCTGGCACTTTAACAATTGAGGAACTCAAAATTATTATCATTACCATCATTACAGAGACAAGGAAAGGACAAAGTCAAGATTTTGGTTCTACAAAGCAAGATGTGGAAATTCAGGAATCACTTCAGTCCGTTCATATAAATATCTCCAAAGAAGGCATTCAAGAAGAATCCATGTCAGTGTGGGACTTTTTAAACTCAAAATATATCTCTGAGAATGAAAGAATCGATTTGTTGACCAAGTTCAAATCAGGAAACTTGACGATTgaggaactaattaaaataatCATAACCATTATTCAAAAGACAAAGGTAGAAGCAATACAACATGTAACTACAAAGACACAGTTTATTACAGAGGAGACTAAGGGGTCATCAGTTTCCAGTGAAGCTAGTCAGTGGCCTACAGAAGACCAGCTTCAGAAAGCCTTGGAAATTATTCCATCCACAATTACAGAGCATCACAGCCAAACTCAAATTCAAGAAAGTAGTGTTTCTGTTTGGGATCTTCTgcatagtgagagtgtgtctgttgaaAAGAGGAAGGAACtattacaaacatacaaacatacagtcaATGAGATTATGAGCGTTTGCACCAGCATCATTCAAGAAGGTGAAGGCACTATCAACTCACCCGAATCTGCTGCCAGCAGTTCATTTAAAGACACTGATCTCTTATCTGAAGACACAGAGTTAACATCAAACCGCATTCAAACTCAAAACTCCCTGATGGCAGTCGAGGTGGATGTGACAGTGGGTAGTAACCCAAGTCAGAAAAGTTCACTTTGGCAGCTGCTACATTCATCATATTTCACAAATGAGAAAAAGGATGAGCTCCTTGTAAAATTTGAAAGTGGAACTTTGACTCTTGAAGACCTCATGAAGTGTATTATTACCGTCATAGTGGAAGCAGAGAAAACTAATGTAAAAGTGTCAAGTCATCGTGCTATAACCATTAAATCAGGAAATGTTGAACATGATTTCCTTCCCAAACCAATTGAAAAGTCCCTGCAGTCATTATCTGTTTCCATCTCCAGCAGGGAGTTCCATAATAGGAACATATCTCTATGGGACATATTGCATTCTAAGAACATCAGTGATGACAATCGTCAAGCATTCCTAACGAAGTACTATGGAACAATTGTAGAAGTCAGTACAATCCTAACTAACGCATCACAAACAACAATTAAAACAGTTACTCAGGTACATGAGAGAACCACAGAAGACTTCTTAAAGTCTGTCACTGTGCAGGTCAGCATTGGAGAATTTAAATTAGCAGGAAAATCTCATTCACTCTGGGAACTCCTGCACTCTAGATATGTTACAGAAACCAAGAGAAAGGAGCTAATTGATAAGTTTGAGTCTAAAGTTCTAACATGGGAAGAGATCTTCAAAATTATAACCACCATTATTAAAGAGACTGAAGAGAGGAGCAGGAATctgacatttaaaggaccactatagtgcctggaaaacaaacttgttttcctggcactatagggtcattaggtctccccctcctgctgagctgaaggggttaaaaccccttcagccacttacctttctccagcgctgggatCCCTCGgctctggtgacctctcctccccctgccgacgtcagatcctaATGCACAAGCATGGCAAGAGCCTTcaaaccataggaaagcattactcaatgctttcctatggacgtccagtgtcttaTCAATGTGATTTTCAGATTGATTCAGTGAAGAAATAATTAGAAGGTTCTGGCTCGATTGCAGGTGTATTTCTTCAATCCAAAAATAACCCCACTAAAAGAGAGATGATGAGTATTTACAAAGCAATGTCGAAGCAGCTCCCGAGACCAGGGACAGCTCTTGTTTTGCTGGAGGCTCAGGCAGCCACTGGCTTTGTCATTAATCCAGTTGCAAACACAAAACTCACTGTGGATGAAGCTGTGGCTGCTGGACTAAATGGGCAAGAACTTCCAGCCAAACTGCTGTCTGCAGAGAGAGCAGTCACCGGCTATAATGACCCTGCTACCAACACCAAGCTCTCATTCTTCCAAGCTATGCAGAAAGACTTGATTGTCAAGGACCATGGAATAAGTCTACTGGAAGCACAAATTGCCACTGGAGGTATTATTGATCCGTTGCACAGTCATCATGTGCCAGTGGAAGTAGCTTATCAACGAGGCTTTTTTGATGAAGCGATGAACCAAATACTTTCTGATCCCACCGATGACACCAAAGGATTCTTTGACCCGAACATGCACGTGAACCTCATCTATCTACAGCTTCTACAGAGGTGTATCCGAGATCCTGAAACAGGTCTTTATATGTTCGAGGTTACACAGAAATGAAGCCAGAAAACAAGACCATTCTGTAATATCACTCTAACCATCATAGAGCATGTAGGCTAATACTATTGCTGTTTGCAAATAATAATCTTGTCTTTGTGTCTTTGGAGATTAGAAGAACATTCCCGAGTTTTATTTGACAGAACAGGAACATTGGTCTAAATTTTCTCATTAAAGATTTTGGATCCTCTTAAAAGACTATTATGTATGAATGCTGATTATTTTCTACTTTGTATCAAAATATGTTTTGCATACAGATTTTATGTTAACTGACGACTTTAGTAACTAGACCATATTCTTCAACTAACCTGTGAAACTCTTATGTTATATAATTCTACTTACTATTCATGTGAATGGGCTCATCTTCGGTGAAACTGGCTGCATGTTCTGGGGTGAGGGTAGCATGTTCCAGAGCCAGACTGACAAACgttgggttcaataaaattgtcaATGGAGTTGCAAATGTATCAAAATACCTAAAATACCCCAAGCTATTTTCTAGCCGCAATATGCGATTCCCTTCTCATTCTACACAATTTTTGGTCTATTGAATAACACCCAATCAGGCAGATGATCAACAAATATTAATGCCA
The nucleotide sequence above comes from Pelobates fuscus isolate aPelFus1 chromosome 4, aPelFus1.pri, whole genome shotgun sequence. Encoded proteins:
- the LOC134608261 gene encoding LOW QUALITY PROTEIN: epiplakin-like (The sequence of the model RefSeq protein was modified relative to this genomic sequence to represent the inferred CDS: substituted 1 base at 1 genomic stop codon), whose translation is MHKHGKSLQTIGKHYSMLSYGRPVSYQCDFQIDSVKKXLEGSGSIAGVFLQSKNNPTKREMMSIYKAMSKQLPRPGTALVLLEAQAATGFVINPVANTKLTVDEAVAAGLNGQELPAKLLSAERAVTGYNDPATNTKLSFFQAMQKDLIVKDHGISLLEAQIATGGIIDPLHSHHVPVEVAYQRGFFDEAMNQILSDPTDDTKGFFDPNMHVNLIYLQLLQRCIRDPETGLYMFEVTQK